A region of Subtercola boreus DNA encodes the following proteins:
- a CDS encoding carbohydrate ABC transporter permease yields MATITTTRKNARATDARTDGPAKGGGSGAAAITVHRAPRKIGLRLGLLLGLLAGAVFAGFPVFWMLISSFKTNTEIFAYPPQIITQGFSFDAYLAVLNDPEEIRFFINSYIVALSVTALTVLFAIMAAYAFSRYEFRGKRVMNVIIIGTQAVPPIALIIPFFGLMVTLGLYNTYAGLILTYIVFTLPYAIIMMTAYFNTLPKELDEAVKVDGAGAWTALWRILVPISVPGIVSVAVYTFMISWNEYLFALTLTRTNDLRTVPVGIQLLIGQNSYEWNQMMAISIMGSIPVLLLFLIFQRYFIGGLTSGSVKS; encoded by the coding sequence ATGGCCACCATCACGACCACCCGCAAGAACGCCAGGGCCACGGATGCCCGCACCGACGGGCCCGCCAAAGGAGGCGGAAGCGGCGCCGCGGCCATCACGGTGCACCGCGCCCCCCGCAAGATCGGGTTGCGCCTCGGCCTCCTCCTCGGCCTGCTCGCCGGAGCCGTCTTCGCCGGCTTCCCCGTGTTCTGGATGCTCATCAGCAGTTTCAAGACGAACACCGAGATCTTCGCCTACCCGCCGCAGATCATCACCCAGGGTTTCAGCTTCGACGCCTACCTCGCCGTGCTGAACGACCCGGAGGAGATCCGCTTCTTCATCAACAGCTACATCGTCGCCCTGTCGGTGACCGCGCTGACCGTGCTGTTCGCCATCATGGCGGCCTACGCGTTCAGCCGGTACGAGTTCCGGGGCAAGCGGGTGATGAACGTCATCATCATCGGCACCCAGGCCGTGCCACCGATCGCCCTGATCATCCCGTTCTTCGGCCTGATGGTGACGCTCGGCCTCTACAACACGTACGCGGGCCTGATCCTGACCTACATCGTGTTCACGCTGCCCTACGCGATCATCATGATGACCGCATACTTCAACACCCTGCCCAAGGAGCTCGACGAGGCCGTCAAGGTCGACGGGGCCGGCGCGTGGACGGCGCTCTGGCGCATCCTGGTGCCGATCTCGGTGCCCGGCATCGTCTCGGTCGCGGTGTACACCTTCATGATCTCGTGGAACGAATACCTGTTCGCGCTGACCCTGACGCGCACCAACGACCTCCGTACGGTGCCGGTGGGGATCCAGCTGCTCATCGGGCAGAACTCCTACGAGTGGAACCAGATGATGGCCATCTCGATCATGGGCAGCATCCCTGTGCTCCTGCTCTTCCTCATCTTCCAGCGCTACTTCATCGGCGGCCTCACCTCCGGCTCCGTCAAGAGCTGA
- a CDS encoding DeoR/GlpR family DNA-binding transcription regulator produces MGDRQSTENSLQPVRLPAGRKAEIAAFVAEVDQVTVAMLSARFGVSSDTIRRDLDQLDADGIVVRTHGGAVSRSAMVVTEKKLDVRMQLHTTAKEKIGELAATLVDDASVIMINAGTTCLALARHLRNHRELTIATNNLRIPAEVSPKAVNDLYLFGGAVRFAGQSTVGPVSFRVTGRSTDLELRCDLALISVGAVSADGGYSTSNVSEAVMMGEMIARATRVAILADSSKFGAPLFAQVAALGAADYLVTDQEPPPELADALQRHGVKVLLPPAAPAV; encoded by the coding sequence GTGGGCGACAGGCAGAGCACCGAGAATTCCCTGCAACCCGTGCGCCTGCCGGCCGGGCGGAAGGCCGAGATCGCCGCCTTCGTCGCCGAGGTCGACCAGGTCACCGTCGCCATGCTGTCCGCCCGTTTCGGGGTCTCCTCCGACACCATCCGCCGCGACCTCGACCAGCTCGACGCCGACGGAATCGTCGTGCGCACCCACGGCGGAGCGGTCAGCCGCTCGGCCATGGTCGTCACCGAGAAGAAGCTCGACGTGCGCATGCAACTGCACACCACGGCCAAGGAGAAGATCGGCGAACTAGCCGCAACCCTCGTCGACGACGCCTCCGTCATCATGATCAACGCCGGCACGACCTGCCTCGCCCTCGCCCGGCACCTCCGCAACCACCGCGAGCTGACCATCGCGACCAACAACCTGCGCATCCCCGCCGAGGTCTCACCGAAGGCCGTGAACGACCTCTACCTCTTCGGCGGCGCCGTGCGCTTCGCCGGCCAGTCGACCGTCGGCCCCGTGAGCTTCCGCGTCACCGGCCGCTCCACCGACCTCGAACTGCGCTGCGACCTCGCCCTCATCTCCGTCGGCGCCGTGTCGGCAGACGGCGGCTACTCCACCAGCAACGTCAGCGAAGCCGTCATGATGGGCGAGATGATCGCCCGCGCGACCCGCGTCGCCATCCTCGCCGACTCCTCCAAATTCGGCGCCCCCCTCTTCGCCCAGGTCGCCGCCCTCGGCGCCGCCGACTACCTCGTCACCGACCAGGAGCCGCCCCCCGAGCTCGCCGATGCCCTGCAGCGCCACGGCGTGAAGGTGCTGCTGCCGCCTGCGGCGCCCGCGGTCTGA
- a CDS encoding carbohydrate ABC transporter permease, with protein MTALRTGRTPSRFGSARLAAKSAPYGFVAPTAILLIALMVVPIILVIGYSVSDGAITTKNASFAGLTNYITLLTDPEFWNAALNTLVFTVSSVVAHLLIGLGFSLMLNSKLIGAVPRAVFRVIYILPWLFTAAIIAVLWRLLLDPQGVINYLLQSVHLTGSPIAWFGDPSSALLAVTVMNIWAGYPFFMISLLAGLQGVPADLYEAARVDGASGFQQFLNVTLPQLRPIIISMAMLDVLWTTQQFALIWLTTGGGPISVTEMLSTVTYKLAFTGFDFSAASASAVIVLVFSLIVAVFYVRSQRSES; from the coding sequence ATGACAGCTCTGCGAACGGGACGCACACCGTCCCGGTTCGGATCGGCACGCCTGGCGGCCAAGTCCGCCCCCTACGGCTTCGTCGCTCCCACCGCGATCCTCCTGATCGCGCTGATGGTCGTTCCGATCATCCTGGTCATCGGCTACTCGGTCTCCGACGGCGCGATCACCACCAAGAACGCCTCGTTCGCGGGCCTCACCAACTACATCACCCTGCTCACCGACCCGGAATTCTGGAACGCCGCCCTCAACACGCTGGTGTTCACCGTCTCGAGTGTCGTCGCCCACCTCCTCATCGGCCTCGGCTTTTCGCTGATGCTCAACTCGAAGCTGATCGGCGCGGTGCCGCGGGCCGTCTTCCGGGTGATCTACATCCTCCCGTGGCTCTTCACCGCCGCCATCATCGCGGTGCTCTGGCGACTGCTGCTCGACCCGCAGGGCGTCATCAACTACCTGCTCCAGTCGGTGCACCTCACCGGCAGCCCGATCGCCTGGTTCGGTGACCCCTCCTCCGCACTGCTCGCCGTGACCGTGATGAACATCTGGGCGGGCTACCCCTTCTTCATGATCAGCCTCCTCGCGGGACTCCAGGGCGTACCCGCCGACCTCTATGAGGCGGCGCGCGTCGACGGCGCATCCGGATTCCAGCAGTTTCTGAACGTGACGCTGCCGCAGCTGCGCCCGATCATCATCTCGATGGCCATGCTCGACGTGCTCTGGACCACCCAGCAGTTCGCGCTCATCTGGCTCACCACGGGAGGTGGCCCCATCAGCGTCACCGAGATGCTGAGCACCGTCACCTACAAGCTCGCCTTCACGGGCTTCGACTTCTCGGCCGCTTCGGCGAGCGCAGTGATCGTGCTGGTCTTCTCGCTCATCGTCGCCGTCTTCTACGTGCGTTCACAGCGATCGGAGAGCTGA
- a CDS encoding ketose-bisphosphate aldolase, translated as MTGKDLLAVANEHNFAIPAFNVSDYAMMNGLFEISEEKNAPMIIAIHPDEVSHLGVEAILAIRERAHKSSIPVAIHWDHGGSYEQMLTAIQAGFTSVMIDMSMRPFDENVAVTKRVVDTAHDVGLSVEGELGTIGKLDEEAEEGGEIIYTVPSEAVDFVKQTGVDSLAIAIGTSHGLYPADLEPKLRIDLLQEIKALLPIPLVLHGGSNNPDSEIAEAVKYGVNKINISSDIKAAYHDAMRKELENKGLREPNTIQPPAIAAMKKVAAHKIDLFEAAGKAELY; from the coding sequence ATGACCGGTAAAGACCTGCTCGCCGTCGCAAACGAACACAACTTCGCGATTCCGGCGTTCAACGTCAGCGACTACGCCATGATGAACGGCCTCTTCGAGATCAGCGAAGAGAAGAACGCGCCGATGATCATCGCGATCCACCCGGACGAGGTCAGCCACCTCGGAGTGGAAGCCATCCTGGCGATCCGCGAGCGGGCCCACAAGTCGAGCATCCCGGTGGCGATCCACTGGGACCACGGCGGATCGTACGAGCAGATGCTCACCGCGATCCAGGCCGGCTTCACCTCGGTGATGATCGACATGTCGATGCGGCCCTTCGACGAGAACGTGGCCGTCACCAAGCGCGTCGTCGACACGGCCCACGACGTCGGCCTCTCGGTCGAAGGTGAGCTCGGCACGATCGGCAAACTCGACGAAGAAGCCGAAGAGGGCGGCGAGATCATCTACACGGTTCCCTCGGAGGCCGTCGACTTCGTCAAGCAGACCGGCGTGGACAGCCTCGCCATCGCCATCGGAACCAGCCACGGCCTGTACCCGGCCGACCTCGAGCCGAAACTCCGCATCGACCTGCTGCAGGAGATCAAAGCGCTGCTGCCCATCCCCCTCGTGCTGCACGGCGGCTCGAACAACCCCGACTCGGAGATCGCGGAGGCCGTCAAGTACGGCGTCAACAAGATCAACATCTCCAGCGACATCAAAGCGGCGTACCATGACGCGATGCGGAAGGAACTCGAGAACAAGGGCCTGCGCGAGCCGAACACCATCCAGCCGCCCGCCATCGCCGCCATGAAGAAGGTCGCCGCCCACAAGATCGACCTGTTCGAAGCCGCCGGCAAGGCCGAGCTGTACTAG
- a CDS encoding ABC transporter substrate-binding protein, whose protein sequence is MSNVARGRRVKLAGLALATTAVLLTAGCSSSGSSTSADGKVTIEFSQWWGSELPDGDLQKIVDDFQTANPNITVKLLTQPYSSLQDQTTTAGVSGTLSDVVGLDGAWVNNLVKQGALDNLSDEMKSSNYDASQLSSQVQIDGSTYAIPVVNFVYPLFTNDTLLAQAGVTTPPATRSEFLTDAEAVTAKTSAKGWILPLGTTNPNGVQNDVMSWLWASGGSMLKDGKPDLTNDGVKSAVDYVKSLYDAKVVADGTFTLQEPDKVTQFTNGQVGMMVDSLAHITTIRKANPDLKFSISAIPAEDGYTGKRGIPFASWGIGVSNNSAHKAEAWKFVQYMMSKDVNANISSLAHGFPANSTATPDFTGSDPLYEEAFKIYQAGYPANEFVGLPTSDQLMRDFDTEFQKTLNGDGSVSDMLSTTQASWSKAF, encoded by the coding sequence ATGAGCAACGTTGCTCGAGGCCGTCGGGTCAAGCTCGCAGGGCTGGCCCTCGCGACGACGGCTGTCCTCCTCACCGCCGGCTGCAGCAGCAGTGGCAGTTCCACCAGCGCCGACGGCAAGGTGACGATCGAGTTCTCGCAGTGGTGGGGATCCGAACTCCCCGACGGCGACCTGCAGAAGATCGTGGACGACTTCCAGACCGCGAACCCGAACATCACGGTCAAGCTCCTCACACAGCCGTACTCCTCCCTGCAGGACCAGACCACCACTGCAGGCGTCTCCGGCACCCTGTCCGACGTGGTCGGCCTCGACGGGGCCTGGGTGAACAACCTTGTCAAGCAGGGCGCGCTCGACAACCTCAGCGACGAGATGAAGTCGTCGAACTACGATGCGAGCCAGCTCTCCAGCCAGGTGCAGATCGACGGGTCGACCTACGCGATCCCTGTCGTGAACTTCGTCTACCCGCTCTTCACGAACGACACGCTGCTGGCGCAGGCCGGCGTCACCACTCCCCCGGCGACCCGGAGCGAGTTCCTGACCGACGCCGAGGCGGTCACCGCGAAGACCTCCGCGAAGGGCTGGATCCTCCCGCTCGGAACCACCAACCCGAACGGCGTTCAGAACGACGTGATGTCGTGGCTCTGGGCATCCGGCGGCAGCATGCTGAAAGACGGCAAGCCCGACCTCACCAACGACGGCGTGAAGAGCGCGGTCGACTACGTGAAGTCGCTCTACGACGCGAAGGTCGTGGCCGACGGCACGTTCACCCTGCAGGAGCCCGACAAGGTGACCCAGTTCACCAACGGACAGGTCGGGATGATGGTCGACTCCCTCGCCCACATCACCACCATTCGCAAGGCCAACCCCGACCTGAAGTTCAGCATCTCGGCGATTCCCGCAGAAGACGGTTACACCGGCAAGCGCGGCATCCCGTTCGCCTCGTGGGGCATCGGCGTCTCGAACAACTCGGCGCACAAGGCTGAGGCATGGAAGTTCGTGCAGTACATGATGAGCAAAGACGTCAACGCCAACATCTCGAGCCTCGCGCACGGCTTCCCGGCGAACAGCACGGCGACGCCCGACTTCACCGGATCCGACCCGCTGTACGAAGAGGCCTTCAAGATCTACCAGGCCGGATACCCCGCGAACGAGTTCGTCGGTCTGCCCACCTCAGACCAGCTGATGCGCGACTTCGACACCGAGTTCCAGAAGACGCTCAACGGCGACGGGAGCGTGAGCGACATGCTCTCCACCACTCAGGCGAGCTGGTCCAAGGCCTTCTAG